AAAGAAAATATCGAATTCGTTGAATCTATCAAAAGCGATGTGAACTGGCTGGGCTTCCAATGGGACGGTGAAGTTTGTTATTCGTCTGACTACTTCGACCGTCTGCATGGTTATGCGGTAGAACTTATCGAAAAAGGCCTGGCTTACGTCGAAGAGTTAAGTGCTGAAGAGATCCGCGAATATCGTGGCACCCTGACTGAACCGGGTAAACACAGCCCATACCGCGCTCGCACTGTGGAAGAAAACCTGGCGCTGTTCGAAAAAATGAAGAATGGCGAATTTGCTGAAGGCAAAGCATGTCTGCGTGCCAAAATTGACATGGCTTCGCCGTTTATGGTCATGCGTGATCCAGTGCTGTATCGCGTGCGTTTTGCACACCATCACCAAACCGGTGATAAGTGGTGCATATATCCAATGTACGACTTCACACACTGTATTTCAGATGCGATTGAAGGCATTACTCACTCACTGTGTACGCTGGAATTCCAGGATAACCGCCGTCTGTACGACTGGGTTCTGGAAAACATTACGATTGAATGTCAGCCACGTCAGTACGAGTTCAGCCGTCTGAATCTGGAATACACAGTGATGTCAAAGCGTAAGCTGAGCCAACTGGTCAGTGAAAATCTGGTTAATGGTTGGGATGATCCACGCATGCCGACTATCTCTGGCCTGCGTCGCCGCGGTTACACGCCTGCATCAATTCGTGAGTTCTGTAAGCGTATTGGCGTCACTAAACAAGACAACACCATTGAGATGAGCTCACTGGAGTCTTGTGTGCGTGATGACCTGAACGAAAACGCACCTCGTGCGATGGCTGTGCTTGACCCAATCAAACTGGTTATCGAGAACTACGCAGAAGGTGAAATCGAAACGCTGAATGCACCTAACCACCCGAACAAACCAGAAATGGGCGAACGTGAAATCGCATTCAGCCGCGAAATCTGGATTGAGGCTGAAGATTTCCGCGAAGAAGCGAACAAGAAGTACAAACGTCTGGTTTTGGGTAAGGAAGTGCGTCTGCGTAACGCCTATGTGGTGAAAGCTGAGCGTTGTGACAAAGATGCGGATGGCAACATCACGACGGTTTACTGTTCTTATGACCCAGAAACTTTGGGTAAAGACCCAGCAGATGGCCGTAAAGTGAAGGGTGTTATCCACTGGGTATCTGCGGATGCTGGTGTTGAGGCAGAGTTCCGTTTGTATGATCGTCTGTTCACGCTACCAAACCCTGGCGCGGCTGATGACTTTGCATCAACCATTAACCCTGAGTCACTGACTGTGGTTCTTGGTTACGTGGAGCCAAGTCTGAAAGCAGCAGAAGCTGAGCATGGCTATCAGTTTGAGCGTATGGGTTATTTTTGCGCAGATCGTAAAGACAGCAAAGAAGGTGCGTTGATATTCAACCGTACCGTCGGTCTTCGCGATACATGGGCGAAAATTGGTGACTAAGTTGCCATGAATACAAAAAACCGGAGCATAGCTCCGGTTTTTTTATGTCCATCAATCAGCGAAGTTAAGCGTCATGGATGCTTGGGTCATCTTTGCACCCACTTTTTGTGCAGTGCCCGTAAAGGTACAAGCTGTGGTTGGTCAGTCTGATGTTGAACTGGGTTGCTATATCTTTTTGGCGCTGTTCAATTACATCATCCGTAAATTCGATGACACGCCCGCAATCCAGACAAACCAAGTGGTCATGATGGTGCTGTGTTGCCAGTTCAAAAACCGATTTGCCACCTTCAAAGTGATGGCGGGTGACAATACCGGCATCGTCGAACTGGTTAAGAACGCGATATACGGTCGCAAGTCCAATTTCTTCGCCGATATCGATAAGCTTTTTGTAAAGATCTTCAGCGCTAATGTGCTGGCAGTCCGGCTCTTGCAGAACTTCTAAGATCTTCAAGCGAGGCAACGTAACTTTAAGGCCTGCGTCTTTTAGTGCCTTGTTATTATCTGACATCCGGTTCTTTCCTACGTAATTGCTTTTTCCCTGTGTGAGAGAACGGGAAAATTGATAGTAAGCGTAACAAATGTGATAAGACGCCGCCAGTACAAAGGGGTAAATATCTGACCTAATTGGTTGGTTTTGCGGCTTGTTGTCGCATTGTAAAACTGGCAGTATTGACTGGTATGACCAGAAAAGGAATTCCTGTGTATAAATACTACAAACCCGGCATTGTGAAGTTCGCCTTGAACTGTTGGCCTCCATTCTGGGGCGCGGGTATTAAGATCCTGAATATCAGCGAAGATTTTCGTCACGTTAAGATACGCTTAAAACTCCGATGGTGGAATAAAAATGCCAACCGAACCCAATATGGCGGCAGCATTTTTTCTATGACAGATCCCACCTATGCTCTCATGCTGATGGGAATCCTTGGCGAGAAGTATTTCGTTTGGGACAAGGAGGCCGACATCAATTTCATTAAGCCTGGAACGACAGACCTGTTCGCGGAATTTGTGATTTCCGAGGAAACCATAGCGTCTATTCATCAAGCGACGGCGAACGGAGATAAGGTCTTTCCAGAATTTATCGTGAATGTGCAGGATGCCAATGGGGAAGTTGTCAGTCGCGTTAGACGCGTGCTATACGTGCGCAAAAAGCCGAAGTACCGCGAGCAAAATCCAGCTTGAGCGGTTTCAACAGATACAAAAAACGCGCCCATGGCGCGTTTTTTGTCGTGCTTGATTAGCCTTCCAGCTCAGCCAGACACATTTCCTCGTAGACTTGTTTGACCCATTTTTCTACTCGGGCAGAAGTCAGTTCCGGCTGTCGGTCTTCATCAACACACAGACCAACAAAGTTGTTGTCATCAACCAGCGCTTTCGACGCTTCGAACTCGTAACCTTCCGTCGGCCAGTGACCAATGATGGTACCACCTTTGGTTTCTACGATGTCGCGGACAGTACCCATCGCGTCACAGAAGTATTCAGCGTAGTCTTCTTGATCACCACAGCCAAAGACGGCAACCAGCTTGGTTGAAAAGTCTACTTGCTCAAGCTCTGGGAAAAAATCGTCCCAGTCACATTGTGCTTCCCCGTAGTACCAGGTTGGGATGCCAAGTAGAAGCAAATCGAAGTTATTGATATCTTCTTTGCTGCTCTTTGCAATGTCCTGAACGTGGACCATGTGCTTGCCCAGTTGTTTTTGAATCATCTTGGCGATAGCTTCAGTGTTACCTGTATCGCTACCAAAGAAGAGACCTACGCTCGCCATAATAGAGAATACCTATTTATTGTTAATCGAGCCGTAATATACACAGCCCAGAATCTAAAGTGTAGAAGAAGGCTAAACCTTCTTGCCGTTGGAATCTTTTAAGGTGCCCTAGCCTTTGGCTTAAATGCCTACGCCTTCCCAGAAAAGCTGGATCACGCCCTTTGTAATAAAACCTGCGCACCCAAGGAAAAGCACCAGCCACACGATTTTTCGGCCAAATGGTGGGACTTTTCCCTCTTTGAGCACATCCTTGATCGCCATACCAATAAAAAAGAAGATAGCTGCAAATAGCAGATC
The nucleotide sequence above comes from Grimontia kaedaensis. Encoded proteins:
- the glnS gene encoding glutamine--tRNA ligase; the protein is MSESEARPTNFIRQIIDKDLAGGVHNTVHTRFPPEPNGYLHIGHAKSICLNFGIAQDYQGQCNLRFDDTNPEKENIEFVESIKSDVNWLGFQWDGEVCYSSDYFDRLHGYAVELIEKGLAYVEELSAEEIREYRGTLTEPGKHSPYRARTVEENLALFEKMKNGEFAEGKACLRAKIDMASPFMVMRDPVLYRVRFAHHHQTGDKWCIYPMYDFTHCISDAIEGITHSLCTLEFQDNRRLYDWVLENITIECQPRQYEFSRLNLEYTVMSKRKLSQLVSENLVNGWDDPRMPTISGLRRRGYTPASIREFCKRIGVTKQDNTIEMSSLESCVRDDLNENAPRAMAVLDPIKLVIENYAEGEIETLNAPNHPNKPEMGEREIAFSREIWIEAEDFREEANKKYKRLVLGKEVRLRNAYVVKAERCDKDADGNITTVYCSYDPETLGKDPADGRKVKGVIHWVSADAGVEAEFRLYDRLFTLPNPGAADDFASTINPESLTVVLGYVEPSLKAAEAEHGYQFERMGYFCADRKDSKEGALIFNRTVGLRDTWAKIGD
- the fur gene encoding ferric iron uptake transcriptional regulator, with translation MSDNNKALKDAGLKVTLPRLKILEVLQEPDCQHISAEDLYKKLIDIGEEIGLATVYRVLNQFDDAGIVTRHHFEGGKSVFELATQHHHDHLVCLDCGRVIEFTDDVIEQRQKDIATQFNIRLTNHSLYLYGHCTKSGCKDDPSIHDA
- a CDS encoding DUF4442 domain-containing protein gives rise to the protein MYKYYKPGIVKFALNCWPPFWGAGIKILNISEDFRHVKIRLKLRWWNKNANRTQYGGSIFSMTDPTYALMLMGILGEKYFVWDKEADINFIKPGTTDLFAEFVISEETIASIHQATANGDKVFPEFIVNVQDANGEVVSRVRRVLYVRKKPKYREQNPA
- the fldA gene encoding flavodoxin FldA, with the protein product MASVGLFFGSDTGNTEAIAKMIQKQLGKHMVHVQDIAKSSKEDINNFDLLLLGIPTWYYGEAQCDWDDFFPELEQVDFSTKLVAVFGCGDQEDYAEYFCDAMGTVRDIVETKGGTIIGHWPTEGYEFEASKALVDDNNFVGLCVDEDRQPELTSARVEKWVKQVYEEMCLAELEG
- a CDS encoding DUF2788 domain-containing protein translates to MLYEHFELLEKIGLDLLFAAIFFFIGMAIKDVLKEGKVPPFGRKIVWLVLFLGCAGFITKGVIQLFWEGVGI